The following coding sequences are from one Nicotiana tabacum cultivar K326 chromosome 1, ASM71507v2, whole genome shotgun sequence window:
- the LOC107773612 gene encoding CO(2)-response secreted protease-like yields the protein MKGLSLFFCFSLFIVAFIREADSASQAQNNGIYIVYMGAAASSNGGTRHDQAQLISSLIRRNKNAVVHSYNNGFSGFAARLSEAEAKSMAQRPGVISVFPDPVLQLHTTHSWDFLKYQTDEKINSSPSSGSDSSLIGADTIIGILDTGIWPESESFNDKDMGPIPARWNGTCMDGQDFGSSKCNKKIVGARFYEESDDSGIKIAGSARDENGHGTHVASTAAGSPVAGASYYGLAAGTATGGSPGSRIAMYRVCTTFGCRGSAIMKAFDDAIADGVDVLSLSLGSSPGLEPDFPSNPIAIGAFHAVEKGIVVVCSAGNSGPGPKTVVNTAPWILTVAATTIDRDFETDIVLGGNKLIKGGGINFGNMTKSSVYPLIHGNSTKSNNNVSEADARSCVPGSLDENKVKGKIVLCENLDDGEYFPSDKLDEVKSRGGVGFILIDDDERTVAPKFNSFPAGVVSKKDGTEILAYINSTRNPIASILPTVSITKYKPAPVVAYFSSRGPAYNTPNLLKPDITAPGVAILAAWPGNDTSEALPGQKPPIFNLLSGTSMSCPHVSGIAATVKAVNPAWSPSAVKSAIMTTAIQINNLKAPITTVSGSKATPYDIGAGEASTSGPLKPGLVYETDVADYLQFLCSAGFNISQIKLISSTVPKDFSCPKNPTSELVSNMNYPSIAISSLKENEPKKVTRTVTNTGEEASVYTAIIEAPKGLEVQVIPSKLEFNYKSKKLSYEVSFKASSPSKEDLFGSITWTNGKYKVRSPFVVSSN from the exons ATGAAAGGCCTTTCTTTGTTCTtctgcttttctcttttcattgTCGCTTTCATAAGAGAAGCCGACTCAGCTTCTCAAGCACAAAACAATGGCATTTATATTGTTTATATGGGTGCTGCGGCTTCTTCTAACGGTGGTACCAGACATGATCAAGCGCAGCTTATCAGCTCCTTGATCAGAAG GAACAAGAATGCAGTGGTACACAGCTACAACAATGGTTTCTCAGGATTCGCGGCACGTTTATCAGAAGCTGAAGCTAAATCCATGGCTCAAAGACCTGGAGTTATCTCTGTATTTCCTGATCCAGTACTGCAACTCCACACTACACATTCATGGGATTTCTTGAAGTATCAAACTGATGAAAAAATCAATTCAAGTCCAAGCTCTGGTTCTGATTCATCATTAATTGGAGCTGATACCATAATTGGCATATTGGATACGG GTATATGGCCAGAATCTGAGAGTTTCAATGACAAGGATATGGGTCCAATTCCAGCCCGGTGGAATGGAACTTGCATGGATGGTCAAGATTTTGGCTCTTCAAAATGCAACAA GAAGATAGTTGGTGCAAGATTTTATGAGGAGTCTGATGACAGTGGAATAAAAATCGCTGGATCAGCCAGGGACGAGAACGGACATGGTACTCATGTTGCGTCTACTGCAGCTGGGAGTCCTGTTGCAGGTGCATCCTACTATGGCCTAGCTGCAGGAACTGCCACGGGTGGATCTCCTGGTTCAAGGATTGCCATGTATCGTGTCTGTACTACTTTTGGATGCCGTGGATCAGCTATCATGAAAGCATTCGATGACGCAATTGCAGATGGGGTTGATGTTTTATCACTATCACTTGGTTCATCACCCGGACTTGAACCTGATTTTCCGAGCAATCCTATTGCCATAGGAGCATTTCATGCCGTAGAAAAGGGCATTGTTGTTGTTTGCTCTGCTGGAAATAGTGGCCCTGGCCCAAAAACTGTTGTCAATACAGCTCCTTGGATTCTAACGGTTGCAGCCACCACCATTGATCGTGACTTCGAGACAGATATTGTCTTGGGTGGAAACAAGCTTATTAAG GGTGGAGGTATAAACTTTGGTAACATGACAAAATCGTCAGTCTACCCTTTGATTCATGGCAATTCAACCAAATCAAACAATAATGTTTCTGAGGCGGATGCAAG GAGTTGTGTTCCTGGTTCATTAGATGAAAACAAAGTCAAGGGGAAGATTGTTCTTTGTGAAAATCTTGATGATGGCGAATATTTTCCCAGTGACAAGCTAGACGAAGTGAAGAGTCGAGGTGGAGTTGGATTTATACTAATAGATGATGATGAAAGAACTGTGGCACCCAAATTCAATTCCTTCCCAGCAGGTGTAGTCTCTAAAAAGGATGGTACTGAGATCCTTGCCTACATTAACTCGACTAG GAATCCCATTGCATCAATTTTACCAACTGTTTCCATAACAAAGTACAAACCAGCTCCAGTTGTCGCTTACTTCTCATCAAGAGGCCCTGCGTACAACACCCCTAACCTCCTCAAA CCGGATATTACAGCACCAGGGGTTGCCATTCTTGCTGCTTGGCCTGGAAATGACACGAGTGAGGCTCTCCCCGGCCAAAAACCACCAATTTTCAACCTACTCTCAGGCACTTCCATGTCCTGCCCTCACGTATCCGGTATTGCTGCAACTGTCAAAGCAGTTAACCCTGCCTGGAGTCCTTCAGCTGTCAAATCAGCTATTATGACCACAG CTATTCAGATAAACAATTTGAAGGCTCCAATCACTACAGTCTCAGGATCCAAAGCAACACCATATGACATAGGTGCAGGAGAAGCAAGCACTTCAGGTCCATTAAAACCAGGTCTAGTCTACGAGACAGATGTCGCCGACTACTTGCAGTTCCTATGTTCTGCTGGCTTTAACATATCACAGATAAAGCTGATCTCAAGTACAGTTCCTAAGGACTTTTCATGCCCAAAAAACCCAACCTCTGAATTGGTTTCTAATATGAATTATCCATCAATAGCTATTTCTAGTCTCAAAGAAAACGAGCCGAAGAAAGTTACTAGAACAGTTACAAATACTGGTGAAGAAGCATCAGTATATACTGCAATCATTGAGGCACCAAAAGGATTGGAAGTCCAAGTGATTCCAAGTAAATTGGAATTTAATTATAAAAGCAAGAAATTAAGCTATGAAGTGTCTTTCAAAGCTTCATCTCCCTCAAAGGAGGATCTGTTTGGCTCAATTACTTGGACAAATGGTAAGTACAAAGTCCGGAGTCCATTTGTTGTAAGTAGCAACTAA